The genome window AAAAGACCCTCAATGGCAAAAGCAGTTCGCCTCCATTCTACAGTGGGGACCTCCGTTTCTTGCCCTGCTCGACAATCCACGAGTGTTGCCCTATCTCGTGGAGCTGTTGGGTCCGGAGTTACGTTTAGACCACGATTATCCCATTTTCTCAAAGGCAGGAGCTCCTCCTTTGCACCTGCACGGTGGGGGAACGCCCTACGATCCGGCGCAGTACTATCACTGCTATCGAGGGCAGATCTACAACGGATTGACTGTGGCCTCCTATGCCCTTGCCGACATTCCTCCGGGGGCCGGCGGTTTTTGCTGTATTCCCGGCAGCCACAAAGCGAACTTTCCATGCCCGCGCCCGCTGCAGAACATGGAAAAAGAATCGCCGCTTGTACAGCAGGTTCCCATGAAAGCGGGAGATTGTATTCTGTTTACCGAGGCGTTAACGCACGGCACACTCCCGTGGAAGGCTTCACACCAACGTCGGAACCTTTTTCTCAAATACAGTCCCAAGCACCTTACCTGGGCAAATACCTACTACTTCTTACCAGATTCCCACCCAGGAATCGCGGAGTTAGAGCCCCTTTTAACCCCTACGCAACGCGCTTTGCTGGCACCTCCTAGCGTCTATCGGCATCCGCGGGTGATATAAAGCTAGGGCGGAGGTGGTCCCGGCCGGCCGTTGCCCCCATTCAGCAAGGGGGTAGGGGCGGCAGGCGGTTGGGCACCTCCGGTATTGTTATCAATGCCCTGCTGGCCGGAGGTAGGCATAGGAGGTGGCTCAGGGGTAATAACGAGCTGCTTCGTCACCGCCTTACCGGTATTGTCGGTTGCGGTCAACACAAACGTCGTTGGTTGATTGATGGTTACCTCTAAAGAGCCGGTAGGCGCTAGATCGGTGGCAACCGTTTGGCCGTCGAGTGTGGATAGGGTAATAGAGACCGCCCGAACGACGCTCCAGTGCAGCTTGACCTTAGAACCGAAGTAGACCGTCTTGGGACTATAGGTGAAGCTTTGGATGGCAGCCACACTTTGATCAGGTGAAAGCACATGTACGGTCAGGGTCTTCTCAGCAGGCGGGATATTGGCATCTTGGCCGTAAACGCGCAAGGTATAGGTTATATCGCCGGGAACGGCAGGCACTTGCACGGTTTTGCTATCGGCAAAGGGCGATATCTCGATGCTGCCCGGATCAAGATAGATGTGTGCTGCGTTGCGTGCCCTCCACGAAAGCGTTACCGAATCGCCAGGATGCACCACCGTGGTATCGGCCGTAAAGCTCTGAATAGCGGGTTTAGGCGGTGCCGGTGGCGGAAGCACCTTAATCTGTACGGTGCGCTCATCGGTTCCTCCGCGCCCATCGGCATGGAGCGTGTAGTAAACGGTAGTAGGGGTTTTCACGAGGTCGGCGATCACGGGCATATTGCCGCTGAGAATGTGAGGCGGCATATCGAAGATAGGGGTACCGTTAATCCCCACGCGATGTTGCAGCGTAAAGCGTAGATGATCCCCTTGTACATTCCAAGAAAGCGTGATCGTCTGGCCGGACTGGGCGGTGTCGGGGTTTGCCGTAAATGCGAGAATCTTGGTGGGAGGGGGTGGAGAGGGACGGAAGAGAACGATTCCGGTTGCGGCCACCACGATGAGGGCGAGCACAAGAGCCGGAAGAGGCGAAATCAGGGCATGTCGCTCGATCTGCCCCTGTGTTTTCGTAGAGATGTAGGGATCGTCAGCTACACGTGCAGAAACAG of Chthonomonas calidirosea T49 contains these proteins:
- a CDS encoding phytanoyl-CoA dioxygenase family protein, translating into MTEEERYQFDVWGYIVVENAIPSETLREMNAWIDAQEAKDPQWQKQFASILQWGPPFLALLDNPRVLPYLVELLGPELRLDHDYPIFSKAGAPPLHLHGGGTPYDPAQYYHCYRGQIYNGLTVASYALADIPPGAGGFCCIPGSHKANFPCPRPLQNMEKESPLVQQVPMKAGDCILFTEALTHGTLPWKASHQRRNLFLKYSPKHLTWANTYYFLPDSHPGIAELEPLLTPTQRALLAPPSVYRHPRVI